In a genomic window of Cynocephalus volans isolate mCynVol1 chromosome 1, mCynVol1.pri, whole genome shotgun sequence:
- the LOC134371132 gene encoding keratin-associated protein 19-6-like, translating to MSYYGSYYGGLGYGCGGVSGLGYGYGCGGYGYGCYRPSYYGGYGYGCCRPSCCGRYWSSGFY from the coding sequence ATGAGCTACTACGGCAGCTACTACGGAGGCCTCGGCTATGGCTGTGGAGGCGTCAGTGGCCTGGGCTACGGCTATGGCTGTGGAGGCTACGGATATGGCTGTTATCGCCCATCATATTACGGAGGATACGGATATGGTTGTTGCCGCCCATCTTGCTGTGGGAGATACTGGTCTTCTGGCTTCTActga